The Falco peregrinus isolate bFalPer1 chromosome 1, bFalPer1.pri, whole genome shotgun sequence genome has a window encoding:
- the CHRNB4 gene encoding neuronal acetylcholine receptor subunit beta-4: MRNTYTLFLFVVGSFYLNGSTAADAEEKLMNHLLSPDRYNKLIRPAVNSSQLVSIELQVSLAQLISVNEREQFMTTNVWLNQEWTDYRLAWKPSDYEGINMLRIPAKHIWLPDIVLYNNADGTYEVSLYTNAIVKNNGSIRWLPPAIYKSACKIEVKHFPFDQQNCTLKFRSWTYDHTEIDMVLKTSMASMDDFTPSGEWDIVALPGRRTVNPLDPNYVDVTYDFIIKRKPLFYTINLIIPCVLITSLAILVFYLPSDCGEKMTLCISVLLALTVFLLLISKIVPPTSLDVPLIGKYLMFTMVLVTFSIVTSVCVLNVHHRSPSTHTMPPWVKLVFLERLPAYLFMKRPENNSPRQKPCNCKKTKAEHPCMEPADFYKNSTYFLNTASAKKYDTKITETLDNVSSHRDFRLRTGTKFSPEVQEAIDGVSFIAEHMKSDDNDQSVIEDWKYVAMVVDRLFLWIFVLVCVLGTVGLFLQPLFQNHTAAVNP; this comes from the exons ATGAGGAATACGTACACCCTCTTTCTCTTTGTAGTGGGCTCCTTCTATCTGAACG GAAGCACTGCAGCAGATGCTGAGGAAAAGCTAATGAACCACCTACTGAGTCCTGACAGGTACAATAAGTTAATTCGACCAGCTGTCAACTCATCCCAGTTGGTATCTATAGAACTGCAGGTTTCCCTGGCACAGCTCATCAGTGTG aaCGAACGGGAGCAGTTCATGACTACAAACGTCTGGCTGAACCAG GAGTGGACTGATTATCGTTTGGCTTGGAAGCCCTCTGACTATGAAGGCATAAATATGCTGAGGATACCTGCAAAACACATCTGGTTGCCAGACATTGTACTTTACAATAA TGCGGATGGCACATACGAAGTTTCGCTATACACAAATGCAATTGTAAAGAATAACGGAAGCATTCGCTGGTTGCCACCAGCCATTTACAAGAGTGCCTGCAAGATTGAAGTTAAGCATTTCCCATTTGATCAACAAAACTGCACGTTAAAGTTCCGGTCTTGGACATATGATCATACAGAAATTGATATGGTGCTTAAAACTTCCATGGCAAGCATGGATGACTTTACGCCAAGTGGAGAGTGGGACATTGTGGCACTCCCAGGAAGAAGGACTGTAAATCCTTTGGACCCCAATTATGTTGATGTGACATACGACTTCATTATTAAGAGGAAACCTCTTTTTTATACTATCAATCTTATCATTCCCTGTGTGCTAATTACATCCTTGGCCATCCTGGTGTTCTACTTACCTTCAGACTGTGGTGAAAAAATGACCTTATGCATATCTGTATTGCTTGCCTTGACTGTGTTCTTGCTGCTGATCTCCAAAATTGTCCCTCCAACATCTCTAGATGTTCCACTGATTGGGAAGTATCTCATGTTTACGATGGTACTGGTGACCTTCTCAATAGTTACCAGCGTCTGTGTACTCAATGTCCACCACAGATCTCCAAGTACTCACACTATGCCTCCTTGGGTCAAGCTGGTTTTCCTTGAAAGACTCCCAGCCTACCTGTTCATGAAGCGTCCAGAAAATAATTCTCCACGGCAAAAGCCGTGCAActgcaaaaagacaaaagcagagcaTCCTTGTATGGAGCCAGCCGACTTCTACAAGAACTCTACCTATTTTTTGAATACAGCCTCTGCCAAAAAATATGATACGAAAATCACTGAGACTCTTGACAATGTCAGCAGTCATCGAGATTTTAGGTTAAGAACAGGCACAAAATTTTCTCCTGAAGTCCAAGAAGCAATTGATGGAGTCAGTTTTATAGCAGAGCACATGAAAAGTGATGACAACGACCAGAGT GTCATTGAAGATTGGAAGTATGTTGCCATGGTAGTGGACAGGCTGTTTCTCTGGATATTCGTCCTGGTTTGTGTCCTGGGGACTGTTGGTTTATTTCTGCAGCCACTTTTCCAAAACCACACTGCTGCCGTGAACCCTTAG